The Pseudomonadota bacterium DNA segment AGGAATGTACCCACTGAATTCGACTCGCCGAATTTAAAATTTTCAAAAATACCAAGGGATTCAGGCGAACGCGCTCGGCATATTTTTTAAACTTCCGTTTTAGTAACAAAGAATGTCAAAGATAATACCTTCTTCCCTGAAAACATTTTAGAAGACCTACCTGAGTGTCTTCAGAACAAAGTTTTCGAAGTCCCTCTCAAGTCAGCAAAAGCAAATAACAAAGCTGCCTGAAAAGTCCCATATTAACTTTTTAAATTCTTGACCGCGGCAATTTTGTTGCTTTGGTTTGAGACTTTCCGAGACCCAGGTAGATTTTCCGATACTTTCATACATTTTCACATAGGTTTCCTATAGTTAACCGTAGAAAATTTTAGTCAATTCTTCACTTCAAGATTTTTACTCCTATACTTGATGTAGTTGCACATTCATTTAATAAATTAATAGGAGTCCCATCCCAATGAACCAAACTATTCCCAATAACTTAAAGTCAGCCCGTCTTTTAAGCAGAAAAGAAGCTGCAGAGCTGTTAGGTGTCAAAGTGGATACCCTTGCAGCTTGGAAATCAACGCGACGATATAACATCCCCGTGGTAAAAGTCGGACGTCTTGTTCGCTATCGTTACTCAGATCTGCTGGATTTTATCGAGCGTCGAACTGTTAATAAATCCAGTGAGCTCAAGCCATGAGCAAAACTTCACAAAGAGCTCCGGGTTGTAAAACAGTTTCTCTTGAAAGTTATCGCCAACAAGGGACACATCCAGTTAATCTCAATACCTGCGACTGGCTGGATCCTATACCCATTGGCGCCATCAAAAATGAACTTCCCCCTGTTGAAGTTCTGCCAGCCCATCTTATTGCAAAACCATATCAAGAATGGCTTGTTGACGTAGCTGAACGCATGCAATGCCCATTGGATTATGTAGCAGTTGGGTCTCTTATTACCACGGCTTCCATTATCGGATCTGGTTGTGGCATCAGACCAAAACGCCAGGATTCATGGACGGTTATTCCTAACTTGTGGGGTTGCATCGTAGGACCTCCCAGCAGCCTGAAAAGCCCAGCTTTGAAAGAGGTCATGCGTCCTCTTGAACAACTGGAGGGAAAAGCATATGAGGTCTATAAAAAAGAACAGCAAGCCTATGTTGTAGAACTTGAAGCCTACAAAGCTACCAGAGAGATATTCAAGAAGAAAATGATCAAAGCAGCAAGTAGCTTTGACATGCCTGCAATGGATCACTTAAAAAAAGAGTTGCTAGCCACTGCAGAACCTGAAGCTCCTGTGTGCAAACGTTATTACACTAACGATGCGACCGTTGAAAAACTGCAAGAGCTTTTAAGCCAAAACGAAAGAGGGCTGCTGGTGCTTCGTGATGAACTGATGGGGTTGCTTGCAAGTTGGGAAAAGGCCGGTCGTGAGGAAGATCGTAATTTTTATCTGGAGGGTTGGAACGGCTATGGATCCAAGACAACGGATCGTATTGGTCGAGGCACCATTCGCACAAAAAATCTTTGTATTTCTCTGCTTGGCAGCACCCAACCCAGCAAGCTTTTGAGCTATTTTCAGCGAACCTTAGGCGGTTTGGAAAACGATGGATTGCTGCAACGATTTCAATTGTTGGTCTATCCGGATGAGGTCAAAGAGTGGAAACTGGTCGACCACAGACCCAACGCTCAAGCGCAAGAACGCGCTTTTGCAATCATAAACAAGCTAGCAAGCATGAATTTTTGCGACCATGGTGCCATTCTTGATGAAAACTCAGGCATTCCCTATTTTCAATTCGATGAGCCTGCACAGCAAGTCTTCTATGAATAGCTGACAAAGCTTGAACATCAGCTGCGCAATAGCATTGATGATGCCATTGTTATTGAGCATTTAGCCAAGTACCGAAAGCTGATGCCAGCTTTAGCTTTAATTTTCCACCTGATTGAGATAGCGGATGGTAAAAATCGTTCTGGAGCGATTACAAAACAATGCGCTCTAGCTGCTGTGTCCTGGTGCGATTATTTAGAACAGCATGCCCGTCGTATTTATGAAAGCTCTTTGAGCCTTGCTTATCAAGCTGCCAGAAAATTGGCCAGGAAAATTCAAAGCGGTGTATTAGGCAGCTCCTTTGATGTAAGGCAGGTCTACCGCAAGGAGTGGTCTTTGTTAAAAAACAAGGAAGAGGTGCAATCAGCCTGTGAAATCTTGGCTGAAGCCGGGTGGATTAAAATTAGTACATCTTCAGGGAAAGGTAGAGCAAACCTGCACTATGAGATCAATCCAAAGGGAGTCGCATGAATCAGAATAGCCTCAAACTACAACAAGAAAGCCATTTGTCGGGTTTGTCGGGTTTGTCGGGAGAGCTTTTTGAGCAGATAAAAAATATGCAGGGGATAGTACCCGACAGAGCCGACAAAAATTATCTGTCAGTTCTGTCGGGTATAAGGGCCTTTTTCAAAATTCAAGAAAACATCCTGGAAAAACCACCCGACAAACCCGACAAATAGCTTCAATCTTGAATTTTAGCTCCATTTGAATGTAGCAACCAGATTAACAAACGAAAGGAATACTCCTCATGAAAAACTACTTTACCCGCGGCGGCCAACTATCAATGCATCGCCTACGCATGTTGCAACAAATGGCCAGAGTCATCTTGGCTGTTTTTTTGTTTGCCACCTCAGCCATGCTGGTTGGCAAAACCTATTACGACATTCCCAAGTACCAATTCTATCTGCTCAAAGAATATTATCATGCCCAATTTTTGTTGGGGTTTGCCAGCACCCCTGCAGATATTCGCAAAGCCCAACAGGTGATCATTCACCCCAATGGCAGAAAATCAACAGAATACAGCTACAACATTGCCCACAGTGATTATATTCAGCAATGTGTTACCTACATCAAATACAGACTCTGGCGTAATTTTATCCTTGGTCTTTGGACAGGTGGAGCATTGAGCCTTCTGATAATGGGGGCATTCATTTATCGAGGCTGGAGGCAAATTCGGACAAAGACCGAGCGTGGTACTTCCCTGGTATCCACAGATCAATTGAAACGTCGGATTCGACGCAGGTATAAATCAGATTTGTACTTGGATGGGTTGCCTCTGATCAAAGGTGCAGAAACCTCCCATTTTGTTGCCGCTGGTACAACTGGGAGCGGCAAATCGAATTTGTTTCATACACTGTTGCCACAGATCAGAACCCGGGGAGATCGTGCCATTATCGTCGATTTAACCGGAGATTTTATCAGCCGCTATTATGATTGCTGTAGCGATTTTCTTTTAAATCCGTTCGATATGCGGCATCAGAACTGGTCTCCGTGGCAAGAATGCCAAGCTGAACCTCATTATGTTGCACTTGCTCATGCCATGATCCCTGAAAAGGGTCAAACACAGGATCCCTTTTGGGAAAATGCCAGCCGAATTGTGCTCGCAAC contains these protein-coding regions:
- a CDS encoding helix-turn-helix domain-containing protein, whose protein sequence is MNQTIPNNLKSARLLSRKEAAELLGVKVDTLAAWKSTRRYNIPVVKVGRLVRYRYSDLLDFIERRTVNKSSELKP